Genomic window (Fibrobacter sp. UWR4):
GCTTTGTCTCAGGAATCTTCATGGTGAGGCCATCGATCTTTTCGCCCAGCATGAAATAGGGGTGCCAGCCTTCAGAGTAGGGCATGTCCTTGGAACCCAGGTTTTCCACCTTGGACTGGATCATGACGGATTCGCCATTGAAGGTCACAATGTTGGTGGCACGATAGGGGAAAGGAAATCCTGCATAAGCGCCTGGCCAGTCGCAAGTGAAAACGGCAGTGCAGCTAGTGCTGTCGCTTTCAAAACTCTGGAATTTCCATTCCTTGTTCTGGAGGAATCCATGGAGGGCGTGTGGAGCCCAGCTGACGTTGTTTTCTAGCTGGTAGGTGTTGCCGTTCCATGCGAACTTTGCGTATGCGGTACGACCCGGGAACGGAGTCAGTCGGCAGCCGGCGTTGGTGTCCGGAGCAATCTTTGCGATGTCGTTACCCTGACGGTAGCCCATCAGGAGGTCGCAGCCATTTACGCGCCAGGCGTTCAAGCCGCAACCGTAGCCGCTAAGAATTTCAAATTCGGCGCCGTCATCGCGCTGCAGGACGTAGCATTCGATGGTGCCCAAAGGACGAGAAATAATCTTGAACTGACTCATAGTAGGCGAAAAATTAAATAATAAAGTTGCTTTTCCAATATGGATATGGAATAGGATAACATAAATGTATCACGAAAAATAATAAAAGAGGAATCGTGAAAGTTTTTTGTAATA
Coding sequences:
- a CDS encoding aldose 1-epimerase, encoding MSQFKIISRPLGTIECYVLQRDDGAEFEILSGYGCGLNAWRVNGCDLLMGYRQGNDIAKIAPDTNAGCRLTPFPGRTAYAKFAWNGNTYQLENNVSWAPHALHGFLQNKEWKFQSFESDSTSCTAVFTCDWPGAYAGFPFPYRATNIVTFNGESVMIQSKVENLGSKDMPYSEGWHPYFMLGEKIDGLTMKIPETKLALLDKADLPTGNFQDDKRFVNGRKIGDEFINDCFCLNDEFSKVRVTETQDLTNNAHVILESASRMLDIWQRAGVEQYNAIQMYTPPDRMSIAIEPMTSEPDALNHHRGLIIIPPGESRTFQFGFTVTEK